A single region of the Polyodon spathula isolate WHYD16114869_AA chromosome 12, ASM1765450v1, whole genome shotgun sequence genome encodes:
- the LOC121324960 gene encoding uncharacterized protein LOC121324960 isoform X3, giving the protein MSSSSTSIPSLRRTGDDLNIQNNDGTTIAFFSSAITDSVIINNQTDITGSTSLDDIFGDSSEIQIYSNTNPFINFESAECKADDSSGSYHTAFCSETSEHFSNCSETFEFTKEDLSPEQTDAEPAASYENDFSQSAYKTEHLFYKASKNRNTDENTGQLTYSNQDNEQYSEMTSNSGSWKKSEQSFNTNKDGDQQDLFIAMRDKPHLNVVSTDLNLSNSRFVRHCVKDPTVSGRDRSGIGTERQAQLSLSSKNRNIPEHSSTQLPAREEQPGMTGCSDSACRFSSTTQEEKLWDAKKQNSTAHKRSTFSETNRHGGADCTSETSSMGSEFDEVDNEVKCLTDLAFKSLSYPQDDYLAIYNSSYNRSSTNVSQLSTERSHGVNAWPAYDDFCGSGINDADLPENKDLVDRFEMGSFECVDVALENQDQLNTSCSKRTVPKRQIQLKRQEGKVSPSRVLAECQPTSRPFERCAQDIFIRQHSTPAVLQDESNKPAEVLDENSKKQKLHKSVSLDETSSKAKVASSLIKNVLSKKMQQEHKLQLVCGDVQDAEPSSLRSPSSVCDKEFKYSNTSSRGNLYYGSGVTSDGSFSSEHLQMDSLMQSKFDSSKANKVSKLIIKHTGLNSKTQEKHGKYGFQNYEKSLTRDSDAAIITSEQGNKSRIGIPWSNKKLYGDNNYLNNVAKPIACTSHEKKLGDSESYVAKDSLESAPAEPASVWSAYESPKNDAHEAKTDDTQHFIRNVFTSKTPEITLRPRNRTEKKNHTFSIARLLSPNTEGKSSAKQNSELLFKSRATTCMDQQRSEQLSQLEVKDSNLKNKPKAPMHKVTDIRKLVKHTYSLSFKASAIISPKPADPEQTLEPPTSPPPLLVECKAISRQDSMLDPTSPLPECKAINRQDSMLDPTSPLPECKAISRQDSMLDPTSPPSECKAINRQDSMLDPTSPLPECKAISRQDSMLDPTSPPPECKAISRQDSMLDPTSPPSECKAISRQDIMLDPTSPLPLLVECKAIGRQDSMLDPTSPPSECKAISRQDSMLDPTSPPSECKAISRQDIMLDPTSPLPLLVECKAISRQDIMLDPTSPPSECKGISRQDIMLDPTSPPPECKAISRQDIMLDPTSPLPLLVECKAISRQDSMLNPTYPLPLLIAYKAISRQDSMLDPTSPLPECKAISRQDSMLDPTSPLPECKAISRQDSMLDPTSPPPECKAISRQDSMLDPTSPPSECKAISRQDSMLDPTSPPSECKAISRQDSMLDPTSPPSECKAISRQDSMLDPTSPPPECKAISRQDSMLDPTSPPSECKAVSRQDSMLDPTSPPSECKAISRQDSMLDPTSAPTECKAINRQDIMLDPTSAPTECKAISRQDSMLDPISPPPECKTISRQDSMVDKGQQLIVDKQVFKSTTQKLLPCQNREYASIAVPKTCDFEESESNSITKKDLKEESMMPPNRNLSDTSRNSQIYSESVRPMEVYSTVDQLEKGSETSLPNREGDEPNPQCLPSKNSHSVSMIIKEKGFQADIGLFDSEPIHSPPKHVNTLEVPLQTCTSEDKVKEENSAQTNNSLSINMNPASATELNSETKNATDIIVKDLQPQVKHQQSTNDYKLKGHAPGCADHNITSDDPSEYEEKQSSRQFVRTQVSPGQAPSENPTMSFKKCSSDGYISPPPQTPPPLAPSGVPPAEVQDLNEALLTESQPTKRPQLQALNSEPLNCVTIPPQVQQKSPLNPFSFQPGSLANSNFQPEQTFDDKPFKKETSPDKLCGIPPYRQVASPKMVQEARPQFMCSPVGFPSSYATERGNEGLSFAENIANTSMPCFQYHQSRRKVLYDPETGKYFYIEVPVQPQRKMLYDPETGQYVEVLIPQQCLAQSSVYQPPTSLYSSFVNPGIYGSPYVPYAGLPMPPHAASPLRHPDLHNQNLPQNHLQLSGTANQALQNTQPAEPSCLESMYYIPTGMAASSNPTQPSFYQKAPSGSPGNSASVPLPIQ; this is encoded by the exons ATGTCGTCTTCAAGTACAAGCATTCCCTCTCTGAGAAGAACAGGGGATGACcttaatattcaaaataatgaTGGCACTACGATTGCTTTCTTTTCAAGTGCAATCACTGACAGCGTAATCATAAACAATCAGACTGATATTACAGGAAGTACATCATTGGATGATATTTTTGGGGACAGCAGTGAAATCCAGATATATTCCAACACAAATCCTTTCATCAATTTTGAATCTGCTGAATGTAAGGCTGACGATTCTTCAGGGTCGTATCATACTGCCTTTTGTTCAGAAACATCCGAACATTTCAGCAACTGCAGCGAAACCTTTGAATTCACCAAAGAGGACCTCTCTCCCGAACAAACAGATGCAGAACCCGCAGCCAGCTACGAAAATGATTTCTCACAATCTGCTTATAAAACAGAGCACTTATTCTACAAGGcttcaaaaaacagaaacactgatGAAAACACTGGGCAGCTCACTTACAGTAACCAGGATAATGAACAGTACTCTGAAATGACTTCTAATTCAGGTTCATGGAAGAAGAGTGAGCAGAGTTTTAATACTAATAAAGATGGTGACCAGCAAGATCTTTTCATAGCGATGAGGGATAAACCTCATCTAAATGTGGTCTCAACTGATCTAAACCTGAGTAATTCAAGGTTTGTCAGACACTGTGTAAAGGATCCAACAGTGAGTGGGAGAGACAGAAGTGGCATTGGCACAGAGAGGCAGGCTCAGCTGTCACTCTCCTCCAAGAATAGGAACATtcctgagcacagcagcacacaGCTTCCAGCCAGAGAAGAGCAGCCGGGAATGACAGGGTGCAGTGACTCAGCGTGCCGTTTCAGCTCCACAACCCAGGAAGAAAAGCTCTGGGACGCCAAGAAACAGAACTCGACAGCCCACAAAAGAAGCACCTTTTCAGAAACCAACAGGCACGGAGGAGCAGATTGTACCAGTGAAACCTCAAGCATGGGAAGTGAATTCGATGAAGTTGACAATGAAGTCAAGTGTCTCACAGATTTGGCCTTTAAAAGTTTATCATACCCTCAAGATGATTATCTTGCCATCTATAACTCAAGTTACAACAGATCTTCAACCAATGTGTCACAGCTGTCGACAGAAAGGAGTCATGGAGTAAATGCTTGGCCAGCTTATGATGATTTTTGTGGGTCTGGAATTAATGATGCAGATTTACCTGAAAACAAAGATCTTGTTGACAGATTTGAGATGGGGAGTTTTGAGTGTGTGGATGTTGCTCTGGAAAACCAAGATCAATTAAACACGAGCTGCAGCAAAAGGACTGTCCCGAAACGGCAAATTCAACTCAAAAGACAGGAGGGGAAGGTTTCTCCATCAAGGGTTCTTGCTGAATGCCAGCCTACGTCCAGACCTTTTGAAAGATGTGCTCAGGATATATTCATTCGTCAACACAGCACTCCTGCGGTTCTCCAGGATGAATCAAATAAACCTGCAGAGGTGTTGGATGAAAATAGTAAAAAACAGAAACTACATAAATCAGTGTCTTTGGATGAAACATCTAGCAAAGCTAAAGTTGCATCCAgtcttataaaaaatgttttatctaAAAAAATGCAACAGGAACATAAACTGCAGCTGGTATGTGGGGATGTTCAAGACGCAGAGCCGTCGTCCCTGCGAAGTccttcctcagtgtgtgacaaaGAATTCAAATATTCTAACACTTCATCCCGAGGAAACCTGTATTACGGCTCTGGGGTGACATCAGATGGCAGCTTTTCTTCAGAACACTTACAGATGGATTCTCTCATGCAAAGCAAATTTGATTCAAGCAAAGCAAATAAGGTAAGCAAACTAATAATAAAGCACACCGGTTTAAATTCAAAAACACAAGAGAAGCATGGGAAGTATGGTTTTCAAAACTATGAAAAGAGTTTAACAAGAGATTCTGACGCAGCCATCATTACCAGTGAACAGGGTAACAAGTCTAGAATAGGAATACCATGGAGCAATAAGAAATTATATGGAGATAATAATTATCTTAACAATGTAGCAAAACCAATAGCATGCACTAGCCATGAAAAAAAGTTGGGGGATTCAGAAAGTTATGTTGCTAAAGATTCTTTGGAAAGCGCACCAGCAGAGCCAGCTTCTGTTTGGTCAGCATATGAATCTCCAAAGAATGATGCTCATGAAGCAAAAACAGACGACACTCAGCACTTTATAAGAAATGTGTTTACATCAAAAACACCAGAGATAACTTTGAGACCCAGGAATAGGACTGAAAAGAAGAATCATACTTTTAGCATTGCAAGACTTTTATCTCCCAATACTGAAGGCAAGAGCTCTGCAAAACAAAACTCAGAACTGCTGTTTAAAAGTAGAGCCACTACATGTATGGATCAACAGCGATCTGAGCAACTGTCCCAGCTAGAGGTTAAAGATAGCAATTTAAAGAACAAACCAAAAGCGCCAATGCATAAGGTTACAGACATCAGAAAGCTTGTCAAACATACCTACAGTTTATCCTTTAAGGCATCAGCTATTATTTCTCCAAAGCCTGCAGATCCAGAACAAACTCTGGAACCACCTACATCTCCTCCACCACTGCTAGTAGAGTGCAAGGCAATAAGCAGACAGGACAGCATGCTGGATCCCACATCTCCTCTACCAGAGTGCAAGGCAATAAACAGACAGGACAGCATGCTGGATCCCACATCTCCTCTACCAGAGTGCAAGGCAATAAGCAGACAGGACAGCATGCTGgatcccacatctcctccatcaGAGTGCAAGGCAATAAACAGACAGGACAGCATGCTGGATCCCACATCTCCTCTACCAGAGTGCAAGGCAATAAGCAGACAGGACAGCATGCTGGATCCCACATCTCCTCCACCAGAGTGCAAGGCAATAAGCAGACAGGACAGCATGCTGgatcccacatctcctccatcaGAGTGCAAGGCAATAAGCAGACAGGACATCATGCTGGATCCCACATCTCCTCTGCCATTATTGGTAGAGTGCAAGGCAATAGGCAGACAGGACAGCATGCTGgatcccacatctcctccatcaGAGTGCAAGGCAATAAGCAGACAGGATAGCATGCTGgatcccacatctcctccatcaGAGTGCAAGGCAATAAGCAGACAGGACATCATGCTGGATCCCACATCTCCTCTGCCATTACTGGTAGAGTGCAAGGCAATAAGCAGACAGGACATCATGCTGgatcccacatctcctccatcaGAGTGCAAGGGAATAAGCAGACAGGACATAATGCTGGATCCCACATCTCCTCCACCAGAGTGCAAGGCAATAAGCAGACAGGACATCATGCTGGATCCCACATCTCCTCTGCCATTACTGGTAGAGTGCAAGGCAATAAGCAGACAGGACAGCATGCTGAATCCCACATATCCTCTGCCATTACTGATAGCGTACAAGGCAATAAGCAGACAGGACAGCATGCTGGATCCCACATCTCCTCTACCAGAGTGCAAGGCAATAAGCAGACAGGACAGCATGCTGGATCCCACATCTCCTCTACCAGAGTGCAAGGCAATAAGCAGACAGGACAGCATGCTGGATCCCACATCTCCTCCACCAGAGTGCAAGGCAATAAGCAGACAGGACAGCATGCTGgatcccacatctcctccatcaGAGTGCAAGGCAATAAGCAGACAGGACAGCATGCTGgatcccacatctcctccatcaGAGTGCAAGGCAATAAGCAGACAGGAC AGCATGCTGgatcccacatctcctccatcaGAGTGCAAGGCAATAAGCAGACAGGACAGCATGCTGGATCCCACATCTCCTCCACCAGAGTGCAAAGCAATAAGCAGACAGGACAGCATGCTGgatcccacatctcctccatcaGAGTGCAAGGCAGTAAGCAGACAGGACAGCATGCTGGATCCCACCTCTCCTCCATCAGAGTGCAAGGCAATAAGCAGACAGGACAGCATGCTGGATCCCACATCTGCTCCGACAGAGTGCAAGGCAATAAACAGACAGGACATCATGCTGGATCCCACATCTGCTCCGACAGAGTGCAAGGCAATAAGCAGGCAGGACAGCATGCTGGATCCCATCTCTCCTCCACCAGAGTGCAAGACAATAAGCAGACAGGACAGCATGGTGGATAAAGGCCAACAGCTAATTGTTGATAAACAGGTGTTTAAAAGCACTACTCAAAAGCTACTTCCTTGTCAAAACAGGGAATATGCTTCTATTGCAGTACCAAAAACATGTGATTTTGAAGAAAGTGAATCTAACAGTATCACAAAGAAGGATTTAAAGGAGGAATCCATGATGCCACCAAACCGCAATCTTTCAGATACATCTCGAAACTCCCAAATCTACTCTGAGAGCGTGCGACCCATGgaggtatacagtacagtagatcaACTAGAAAAAGGAAGCGAAACCTCACTGCCAAACAGGGAGGGGGACGAACCAAATCCACAATGTCTCCCATCAAAAAACAGCCATTCAGTTTCAATGATCATCAAAGAGAAAGGTTTTCAAGCCGATATAGGATTATTTGATAGTGAACCAATTCACTCCCCCCCAAAGCATGTCAACACACTTGAGGTACCATTGCAAACCTGCACCTCCGAAGACAAAGTCAAGGAAGAGAACTCAGCACAAACTAACAATTCCCTGTCAATAAACATGAATCCAGCTTCAGCTACAGAGCTCAATTCAGAGACAAAGAACGCAACTGATATCATTGTTAAAGATCTACAGCCTCAAGTTAAACACCAGCAGTCTACAAATGATTATAAGTTGAAAGGGCACGCTCCAGGCTGTGCAGATCATAATATTACTTCAGATGACCCATCAGAATACGAAGAGAAGCAAAGCTCCAGGCAGTTTGTTAGAACACAAGTATCACCAGGACAAGCACCATCTGAAAATCCCACTATGTCCTTTAAAAAGTGTTCTTCAGATGGATACATAAGCCCACCACCACAAACACCTCCTCCGCTTGCTCCCTCAGGAGTACCACCTGCTGAAGTGCAGGATCTAAATGAAGCTTTGCTGACTGAAAGCCAACCAACAAAGAGGCCTCAGCTGCAAGCCCTGAACTCTGAACCTCTAAATTGTGTAACAATTCCTCCACAGGTTCAGCAGAAGAGCCCTTTAAACCCTTTCTCTTTTCAGCCAGGCTCTTTAGCAAATTCAAACTTTCAACCCGAGCAAACCTTTGATgacaaaccatttaaaaaagaaacttctCCTGATAAACTGTGTGGGATCCCACCATATAGGCAGGTTGCTTCCCCGAAGATGGTTCAGGAAGCCCGGCCACAGTTCATGTGTAGCCCTGTAGGGTTCCCTTCGTCGTATGCAACAGAGAGAGGAAATGAAGGTCTTTCATTTGCTGAAAACATTGCGAATACCAGCATGCCTTGTTTTCAGTATCATCAGAGCCGAAGAAAAGTTCTGTATGATCCAGAGActggaaaatatttttacattgaaGTTCCTGTTCAGCCTCAGCGTAAAATGCTTTATGATCCAGAAACGGGACAATACGTGGAGGTGCTGATACCTCAGCAATGTTTAGCACAAAGCAGTGTGTATCAGCCACCCACCTCTCTTTATTCTTCTTTCGTGAACCCAGGAATATATGGATCTCCCTATGTGCCTTACGCAGGTCTGCCAATGCCTCCCCATGCAGCTTCACCCTTGAGGCACCCTGATCTGCACAATCAGAATTTACCCCAGAATCACCTGCAGCTTAGCGGCACAGCTaaccaagccttgcagaacaccCAGCCTGCTGAACCCAGCTGTCTGGAAAGCATGTATTATATTCCTACAGGAATGGCAGCAAGCTCCAACCCAACACAACCATCCTTTTATCAGAAGGCTCCTTCCGGTTCACCGGGGAATAGTGCCAGTGTTCCATTGCCTATCCAGTAA